A stretch of the Filimonas lacunae genome encodes the following:
- a CDS encoding YMGG-like glycine zipper-containing protein → MKKAIFILCAAIAFTIGCKSKPSEEEIQIARQAAIDSVNTINAVKQHAVDSVNAANKEKNTQSSSTTTTTTTTTEKKKKGWSSTAKGAVIGAGTGAVAGALIDKKRGEGAIVGGLIGAGAGAATGAIIDKKKKKKSN, encoded by the coding sequence ATGAAAAAAGCAATCTTTATCCTATGTGCAGCAATAGCATTCACTATAGGATGTAAAAGCAAACCCAGCGAAGAAGAAATACAAATTGCCCGGCAGGCTGCCATTGACTCCGTTAATACCATTAACGCTGTAAAACAACATGCGGTAGACTCTGTCAATGCTGCGAATAAGGAAAAAAATACCCAATCAAGCAGCACCACAACTACCACCACCACTACCACAGAAAAAAAGAAAAAAGGCTGGAGCAGCACAGCTAAAGGCGCAGTAATTGGCGCTGGTACAGGTGCAGTAGCCGGTGCCCTTATTGATAAAAAACGTGGCGAAGGCGCTATAGTAGGTGGCCTGATTGGTGCTGGCGCAGGAGCTGCTACCGGAGCAATTATCGACAAAAAGAAAAAAAAGAAATCTAATTAA
- a CDS encoding S10 family peptidase, whose translation MRKVLLPFAFAGCFIGQALAQPKDGGVKNDMPVWPSRVLQVDSAIVTRHEITVKGVKVPYTATAGSMPVWDEDGKPVAGVFYTYYEREDVKDKSGRPLVISFNGGPGTPSVWMEIGYTGPRLLNIDDEGYPVQPYGLRDNPQSILDVADIVYIDPVNTGYSRPVNKDIPGSKFYGVNADVKYLAEWINTFVTRRNRWASPKFLIGESYGTTRVSGLALELQNAHWMYLNGVILVSPTELGIERNGPLDAALKLPYFTATAWYHKKLGAELQQKDLTDLLPEVENFTINELIPALSKGGSLDEAQRKSIAARIARYSGVSERVVQENNLDVSFNLFWKELLREQGFTVGRLDSRYKGIDKKTGGEEPDYNAELTAWLQAFTPAINIYLREELNYKTDLHYNMFGKVWPWDNQNNQTGENLRQAIAQNPFLHLLVQSGYYDGACDYFNAKYSMWQMDPGGKLKGRLKWEGYRSGHMMYLRKDDLAAANENLRVFIRESIPQKGQPARY comes from the coding sequence ATGAGAAAAGTATTACTTCCTTTTGCTTTTGCAGGCTGTTTTATTGGCCAGGCATTAGCGCAGCCTAAAGATGGTGGTGTTAAAAATGATATGCCTGTGTGGCCCAGCCGGGTGCTACAGGTAGATTCTGCTATTGTTACCCGGCACGAGATTACCGTTAAAGGTGTAAAAGTGCCTTATACTGCTACGGCGGGGAGCATGCCTGTGTGGGATGAAGATGGAAAGCCGGTGGCTGGTGTGTTTTACACTTATTACGAGCGGGAGGATGTGAAGGATAAATCAGGCAGGCCATTGGTGATTTCTTTTAATGGCGGGCCGGGTACTCCCTCGGTATGGATGGAGATTGGGTATACGGGGCCGCGGTTATTGAATATTGATGATGAAGGTTATCCGGTGCAACCTTATGGTTTACGCGATAATCCGCAGTCTATTTTGGATGTGGCTGATATTGTATATATAGATCCTGTAAACACTGGTTATTCCCGTCCGGTGAATAAAGATATTCCCGGGAGTAAATTTTATGGGGTGAATGCAGATGTTAAATATCTGGCAGAATGGATCAATACGTTTGTCACCCGCAGGAACAGGTGGGCTTCGCCTAAGTTTTTGATAGGTGAAAGTTATGGTACCACGCGTGTTTCGGGTTTGGCGCTGGAGTTGCAGAATGCACACTGGATGTATTTGAACGGAGTTATACTGGTGTCGCCTACAGAGTTGGGTATTGAAAGAAACGGGCCTTTGGATGCTGCATTGAAATTGCCTTATTTTACGGCCACTGCGTGGTATCATAAAAAACTGGGTGCTGAATTACAGCAGAAAGATCTTACTGATCTATTGCCTGAGGTAGAAAACTTTACTATTAATGAATTGATACCGGCTTTGTCAAAAGGTGGCTCGCTGGACGAGGCGCAACGTAAAAGTATTGCGGCACGCATTGCCCGTTACAGCGGTGTAAGTGAAAGAGTGGTGCAGGAAAATAACCTGGATGTATCTTTTAATCTTTTCTGGAAAGAGTTGCTGCGTGAACAGGGGTTTACTGTAGGCAGGCTGGATTCGCGCTATAAAGGAATAGATAAAAAGACAGGAGGAGAAGAACCGGATTATAATGCAGAGCTTACCGCATGGCTGCAGGCTTTTACTCCGGCTATTAATATTTATTTACGTGAGGAGTTGAATTATAAAACTGACCTGCATTATAATATGTTTGGCAAGGTATGGCCCTGGGATAATCAGAATAATCAAACCGGAGAAAACCTGCGTCAGGCTATTGCGCAAAACCCTTTTCTGCATTTATTAGTGCAATCGGGTTATTATGATGGTGCCTGCGATTATTTCAATGCCAAGTATAGTATGTGGCAGATGGACCCGGGTGGCAAGTTAAAAGGGCGTTTGAAGTGGGAAGGTTACAGAAGTGGGCACATGATGTATTTGCGTAAAGATGACCTTGCAGCCGCGAATGAAAATTTGCGGGTGTTTATCCGTGAGTCTATTCCACAGAAAGGGCAGCCTGCCCGGTATTAA
- a CDS encoding gliding motility-associated C-terminal domain-containing protein: MLRSLLKPLSVLIPCLLINLAACTQLCQGTLGDPVVNITFGSGAALIGSPLPSWITNYTFDYSNGPGDTYYTIANLSSTGAGNSWHSTTDHTGDNNGYFMIVNASYSPGDFYLDTIHHLCGNTTYEFASWIVNLNKPNSICGAGVIRPNITFSIEKLNGAVLASFTTGAIEPTNDPSWLQYGLFFTTQPNTRDVVIRMKNNAPGGCGNDLGLDDITFRPCGRNASAYIESMSGNRINICQNQATTVKLNAMISAGTEEDPVYQWQTSLDSGQTWQDVTNANSAACTINTTTNTTTGMHLYRLSIAESGNINTPSCRAASNIDTLVIYPTPAITISGTPPVCAGTALDIIATGTYPIQWRLPSQQTIAGSTIHIASATEKDAGKYYAIATSDKGCTYTDSGFIAVIYPIPIANAGENVNICKGSSTLLQGTGGTIYRWTPVTALSDSHISTPQASPAATTTYLLTVSNQFNCTDTASVTVSVQSLPTANAGEDKWVVYGQSVQLNGSITGTNSLFYWTPEIYLNNSHILTPRVSPEHDTTYTLYVSNNCGQASDEVFVKVYRQVEAPNIFSPNGDGIYDTWNIPALTGYPNAEVSVFSRYGMRVFYSKGYHTPWNGSYNNKKVPAGTYYYVIDLKDNSPRLSGSVTVL; the protein is encoded by the coding sequence TTGCTACGGTCACTTCTTAAACCACTATCGGTACTCATTCCGTGTTTACTCATTAACCTGGCAGCCTGCACCCAACTTTGCCAGGGCACACTGGGCGACCCCGTAGTAAATATCACATTCGGTTCAGGCGCTGCACTTATCGGTTCTCCCTTACCGTCATGGATTACCAACTACACCTTTGATTATAGTAACGGACCCGGAGATACCTATTATACTATAGCCAACCTTTCCAGCACAGGCGCAGGCAATTCATGGCATAGCACAACAGACCATACCGGCGACAACAATGGCTATTTCATGATAGTAAATGCCTCTTACTCACCGGGAGATTTTTATCTGGATACTATTCACCATCTATGTGGCAACACTACTTACGAATTTGCCTCCTGGATCGTCAACCTTAATAAACCGAACAGTATTTGTGGCGCTGGTGTAATAAGACCAAACATCACTTTCTCTATTGAAAAACTAAATGGCGCAGTGCTCGCTTCATTTACCACCGGCGCCATAGAACCCACCAACGATCCTTCCTGGCTGCAATACGGTCTGTTCTTCACAACCCAACCCAATACGCGCGATGTAGTCATACGCATGAAAAACAATGCACCCGGCGGCTGTGGTAACGATCTGGGACTGGATGACATTACCTTTCGCCCTTGTGGACGAAATGCCAGCGCTTATATCGAAAGCATGTCAGGCAATCGCATAAACATATGCCAAAACCAGGCAACTACGGTAAAACTAAATGCCATGATCTCTGCCGGCACGGAAGAAGATCCGGTATACCAATGGCAAACCAGCCTGGACAGCGGGCAAACCTGGCAGGATGTTACGAACGCCAACTCAGCTGCCTGCACCATCAACACAACTACTAACACAACCACGGGCATGCACCTTTACCGGCTTAGCATTGCAGAATCCGGCAACATCAACACACCTTCCTGCCGGGCAGCCTCCAACATAGACACATTGGTAATATACCCAACACCTGCTATTACCATTTCAGGCACACCCCCTGTTTGTGCAGGTACTGCACTGGACATTATAGCTACTGGCACCTATCCCATACAATGGCGTTTGCCTTCTCAACAAACTATAGCAGGCAGCACCATTCACATAGCCAGCGCAACCGAAAAAGATGCAGGAAAATATTATGCAATCGCTACCTCCGACAAAGGATGCACATACACCGATTCAGGCTTTATCGCCGTGATCTATCCAATACCCATAGCCAATGCCGGAGAAAATGTTAATATATGTAAAGGAAGCAGCACCCTGTTACAAGGCACAGGCGGCACTATCTATAGATGGACACCTGTTACAGCTTTATCTGACAGCCACATCAGCACTCCACAAGCCTCCCCCGCCGCCACAACTACCTACCTGTTAACGGTAAGTAACCAGTTCAACTGTACAGACACAGCTTCTGTAACAGTAAGCGTACAGTCACTACCTACAGCCAATGCCGGGGAAGATAAATGGGTTGTATATGGGCAATCAGTGCAATTAAATGGAAGCATTACCGGAACCAACAGCTTATTTTACTGGACTCCCGAAATCTATCTTAATAACAGCCATATACTTACTCCCAGGGTTAGCCCCGAACACGACACTACCTATACATTATATGTATCCAATAATTGCGGACAGGCAAGCGATGAGGTATTTGTGAAAGTATATCGCCAGGTAGAAGCTCCCAACATCTTCTCACCTAATGGTGATGGTATTTACGATACCTGGAATATACCCGCCTTAACCGGGTACCCTAATGCCGAAGTAAGTGTTTTCAGCCGCTATGGCATGCGTGTATTTTACAGCAAGGGTTACCACACTCCCTGGAATGGAAGTTATAATAACAAAAAGGTGCCCGCAGGCACCTATTATTATGTAATTGATTTAAAAGACAACAGTCCCAGACTTAGTGGATCGGTAACTGTGCTGTAA
- a CDS encoding RNA polymerase sigma factor: MNTQGIDAQEFDDLYVAYSDVVFRNILKFTKEPVAAKDILQDVFVKLWEKKDEIKKSNSVSGLLFVISYHLCVNYARRKMREEALHKLLSNLDQYSSDGYSIRIDEDERELLLEKAMLALSPQKRRTLTLCKLEGKTYLEAAQELHISPHTVKEYLSNAILLLNDYMKKQ, translated from the coding sequence ATGAATACACAGGGGATTGATGCACAAGAGTTTGATGACTTGTATGTCGCGTACAGCGATGTAGTGTTCCGGAATATTTTAAAGTTTACGAAAGAGCCTGTTGCAGCAAAAGACATTTTACAAGACGTATTTGTGAAACTGTGGGAGAAAAAAGATGAAATAAAAAAGTCTAATTCGGTGTCGGGATTGCTTTTTGTAATTAGTTATCATTTATGTGTTAACTACGCCCGCCGGAAAATGCGGGAAGAAGCTTTACATAAATTATTAAGCAACCTGGATCAGTACAGTAGTGACGGGTATAGTATACGAATAGATGAAGATGAGCGGGAACTGTTGCTGGAAAAGGCTATGCTGGCATTGTCGCCACAAAAAAGACGTACGCTTACCTTGTGCAAACTGGAAGGAAAAACATACCTGGAAGCTGCGCAGGAATTACATATTTCGCCTCATACTGTGAAAGAATATTTATCTAATGCTATTTTATTGCTGAACGACTACATGAAAAAGCAGTAG